Genomic segment of Strix uralensis isolate ZFMK-TIS-50842 chromosome 14, bStrUra1, whole genome shotgun sequence:
CAAATCCAGGAATCATGGGGTTTATAAGAAGCCTGCTTGTACCCCAAAATTACTACCTGTGTTTTGCCAGCGGTAACTCATTTATCTGGTTTAGTAAAAGGTTGCAGTAGCAGGGAATTTCGTAAAGTCCTGTAAGAGAATGCTGAGAAATCCACCATCGCTCACACTTCTCTCTTGTTGCTGTTCAGAAATGGCACCTCGTAAGGGcaaggagaagaaggaagagcaggTCATCAGCTTGGGCCCTCAGGTTGCTGAAGGAGAAAACGTCTTCGGCGTCTGCCATATCTTTGCTTCCTTCAATGACACTTTTGTCCATGTGACTGATCTCTCTGGCAAGTGAGTATTGAACGCTGGCCACTTCCCTGCAGTACCTGGCTTCTTTGGCTTTGGAAACGTCAATAACATTTGGCTAGAGGTTCCACCAAAGTCCTTGACCTTCTGCTGAGCTGTAAGATACGACGGTGTGTGTATGTGAACCACATGGCTTGGTGTGCTCCTCTGTGATGAATATTGTCTTCAGGGTACTGGATGGCAGCGCATTGATCCAGTAACATTCAAAATAACAGGTTCTGTCTGTACCCAGAAGCTGGTTtgtggggaggaaagaggaagggctttttttctgaatgttgtCTTTCCCTTCCACAGGGAAACTATCTGCCGTGTGACTGGCGGCATGAAGGTGAAGGCAGACAGAGATGAGTCTTCTCCCTACGCGGCTATGCTGGCAGCCCAGGACGTTGCCCAGCGGTGCAAGGAACTGGGCATCACTGCCCTGCACATCAAGCTGCGTGCTACCGGTGGAAATAGGTACGTTGGAGGGGCTTGGCCTGGCATTCCCAGAGGATGTGTCCGGTCTTAGAACCATGCCAGATGGCACCACATCCCTTCTTTGCACTGCCTCAGTTGGTAAGGGGGATGCACCCTCCAAACTTGACTTTAAACTTGACCCGAAGGGTGTCTGTCACTTTGTATGACTACTGGCTGATGTCGTCTCTCACTGAGCATCTGGAGCTCATCCTGAGTGGGTGTCTCCAGTTGACTGGAGCTGGGGTGTGCTCTTAGTTACCCGGTAGTAGTGGATGGGGAGCTGCTGTCAAACTTGGAGGCGTGTTACCTTGGAATGACAGTGAAGTGCCTGTCTGGTGGCTGATTGTGAATGGTTTAGGTCTGGGAACAGAGGAGGGTGAGTTCTAGTACTTGAACGTTTTGGGATGGGGAAACTGGTTTTAAGATTGTCGGTTGTGTTCAACTTCTGAATCATTGAAGGGGTTATTGGTTCTAACTCTCTCCTCCAGGACCAAAACTCCTGGACCTGGTGCCCAGTCAGCCCTGAGAGCTCTGGCCCGATCTGGAATGAAGATCGGCCGCATTGGTGAGTGGTGGAGACAGCGATAGCTAGATCTGTGTGTCATGGTATATCAGTGTAgagcaaacaaaccaaaccaaaaccaaacaaataccAGAGTTTTGAGGCATTTTTTAGTAAAAGGAGCTCTGTAGACATATGTGCCACTTGGTATGATGATTTGATGATTTAACTTTGGGATGTTCGTCTTGGCCTCTGTCAGATGGCACTGAAGGTATGATTTAATTTAAACAGATTCTTAACCTGACAGTTCACCAGGAGGTGGCGAGAGCAGCCTTCAGAAACCAAGTTTCTGTCTGCACAGTAAACCCCAGCTGCACAGCAGGGTGCTGATGCTCCTCTGACATAACAGCATTTGTGCCAGAGCTGTTCAGTCTCCCAGCGATACTGTGTTGGTCTCGGTTTAGGACTGTGACTCAGTAATAATGGAGTTTCTCTAACTGTTTGAGGGAGAGTCCCAAACTGTAGGGGAGTCACAAGAAGCACTGGTGTTGGCTGCTCTGAAAGTTTCATCAAGCACCCTCTGTTTCTTCGGAAGGGCTGTGTGATTTGAGTGGGATGGGAGATTGGGATTTTTGTTTCCTAAGCATTAAAGCCCCGGCTACCCAGCCCTGGGTGAGTTCCCAAACATCTCCACTCCCCTGGAGCATTGGCTCTGCCTGTGCGTGGCTCCTGCAGTGGCTGACTGCCGAGGTGTGGCTGTGGGGTGTTGGGGTGACTGCTGGGGTTGGGTGGCTGTGCCTGCTCGGTTTCTTGGGGTACCTCTGGAAGGTAACTGTGTTTTTTGTTCTCTTCTCCCTGCAGAGGATGTCACCCCCATCCCCTCTGACAGCACTCGCAGAAAGGGTGGTCGCCGTGGACGTCGTCTGTAAACAACGCTGCACCTTTCGTTATTAAAGCTCTCTTTTAAACCTCTTCTCAGCTGCGTGTTTTCTTACTGAGGTACAATCAGTTGAGTGGCTTCAGGTTAATTACATCCACAAATGGCTTATGCTCTGAAGCTGGGCTCTGAAGTTGGGCTTCTGCTTCGGGGTTGTTGTTAGTACTGTTGGCTTTTGAATATCATGGGAGAAGCTTCTAAAAGCCCTGGAATTACAGCTCTCAGCTgctctgtttatatatttatacttCCAGAGGTATTTAAGAAAAATGCCTTCTCATTGTTAGTCATGCCCTGCTTCCCCCACTGATGTTTGCCCTCTGTGGAATGTGCTGCCATCACCTGGAATAAATGCCCACTTCCACCTTTGCCAGTGTTCTCTTCCGAGCTCTCCAGGCTTTGATACCGCTCCTGTTCCTGCCGCTTCCTCGGCTGGACCAGGATTTTAGGCCAAGAGGAGATTCATGGGCGTACAGTACTTGAAGTATAGTTTAAGATAGGAGGGTTCTGGCTGCTCATGGTGTCAAAGTTCTTCTCCAGCTCGAGAGAGATGAAACCGTTGGGATTCCTCCTGTGCGGTGGTGATGTCAGCCCTCGGAGCGCAGCGCCTGTTGCGCCGGGGGTCTGTCGCtgtcctgccccctccccagcgctgcGGGGCCTGTGGTGCTTTAGTGTAGAGGTGGCCGCAGCTCGTGGTGCGGTGCCTCTGCCCCTGCGGTCACGTACTGTTCAGTGGGACTCCTGGCGAGGAGCGAGCGAGCTCCTCTGGAGCTGGGAGAATGTTTGTCCGGGAATACTTGTGGTCAGGTTTAAGTGATTTTTATCAAATTGGTTGAAAAACTTTAGGATCCTTAGCACAGTTATATGGCAAATATGAATAGTTTTATACATGTGTGACCTATAAAGTGAAGCTGGAAGGCAGCGTTCTAATGTCCTGGGCTCTTGGACAAGGTCTGCCTGCAGATCCCGAGACCCTCAGCCTTCACCACTTTCACGTTGGCTCTTTCCCACACCTTTGCGTCTTAAAAGGCTTCGCGGGGGATTCCTTCCCCTGCCCACCTCTCCTGAGCCTCCCTCCCCTGACGGGAAGGGCCCCTGTgcctggtggtggtgctggaggCGCTCTGTTCTCAGAGCAGTCTCTGTTCTGGTTAAGTTACTCCGGCTGGACCGGATCCAGGGCACGTTGCTCCTGTCAAGCTCGGTCTTCAGTTGTCAAGCCACAGCTCTTGCACAGTAAAAGGGAGTGAGTAGCAAAGCGGGCTGGCTGATCGGCAGCCGTGGTGCATGTCAGTCTTTGCAGTGAAAACTACTTGGATGCTTGCGGTTTCAGAGTGAGTCGTGATCTCTTGGAGATGTCCTTGCTGTGGAAAAGAAAGCTGGGCTTGTGAGCAAGCTAACTGCTGCTGGGTTTTCTGCAAACTGTTGCTTAATACATGAGTtcctctttctgtggaaaaaatctCAGCCTGGACCAATGTTCCCAAGCCAGCGTTTCCCTTGGCGCAGCCGTAGCgtttaatttgtaattttatatGTGGCCATGGAAAACTTTAGCATAAACTTCCCTTACTGTCTTAAAAGTGCACTATTTGCTGTTCAAACCACTGTTTTCCTGCACTTAAAGTGTTCTTTGAAGTCTGTGTGGAGAAGGTGCTGAAAGCATGAAACCAGCAGCGGCTCGGGCAATGTGGAGCTGAACTGAGGAGGGAACAGGGCAGAGGAGTGCAGGGGAGCGAGACGCTGTTTGCGGGAGCTGAGGGTGTGTGTAACTAACAGCTctagtcagtattttttttttacatacagtgAAACCTGTTGCTGTTCTGATGTGTGTTACTCTGTCCCAGGTGACGTTAACGTGGCTGCTTCACAGGGTATGTTTGGGGAAAGCTCTGCAGGAATATAAAATCCAACGCAGGACCTTTGCAGCGGTACAAAGGTAACAGACCCTCGCTCATTGTTCTGAGTGCTGTTTGGGATGTTTTCTGCTCAGTTCTGTCTCCCTTCCGCAGCCACCCTGGTGCCAGCTACTTTATCCCTGCTGGTTGTAAGGGTGGATGTGGGAATGGGAAGGTGTCTGCTCCGTACTGCTCCAAGGGCGTGAGAAGGGAAGCGGTTTTTCATCCAGATGCTGGGTTCCCCCCATGTAGCAGGATCAGGCCGACCTCTGGGCAGCACGGACCTGGTTGGCACCCCGGTGGCCTTGGCCTTGCTTGGCTCTGGAGAGGAAGTTGCTGAAGCACCAGCTGGGACCCTCCTGTTGAACCCAGAGCTACTGCCTTGCTGGGTGTATCCTCCCCTGGGGAGGTTTTCTGGGGCTCACACAGGTGCTGGGAGCTTTGCCTAGCACAGGAAGGAGGATTTGCTTTATTAGCCCTTAATCTTTGGAAGCAGGAGCTCTGCTGGGTGCACGGGGCTGTTGAGGCTGAGCTCCTGTAAGCCCAACCTGTGCCACTTGCCACCCGGGCCAGCTCTTCCCTGGGCTCACTGCACAATTAATGGCaaaaatggcttttatttcttAGCTGGCCTGACGTCTTTGAAACAACTTCCTGCACTGGTGTGAAACCCCCCAGGGAGGAAATGGTGATTGAGGAAGAGAAACCGGAGAGCCAGGCTTGTCCCTGCgcagagcaggctgcccagcacgCGTCCCGGGGCTCTCTGGAGGGAAAGACTCTCTGGGCTGAGTGGCGTGGAGGTGTTTCATGTGTCTTGCAGTTCCTGCCCCTATGCAGCTGGTTTGTCTTGTGTGATTTGGCCAGGAGCTGCATCACCTGCAAACCCCCTGCAGCTGGGGGATGGCTCCCTGGGTGGGTGGGGGACACGTGGCTGCCCACCCTGTGTCTCCCTGGCAGGGATGCTTGTCCCAGCGAGGTCATGGGGCTgcttggggcaggggggtggggctgcagtgcacccccagcccacaaAGTCCCTGGAGATGGGTCTGTGTTTGCTGGTGAGCCCTGCAGCTCAGCCGTTCCCCTTGGCTTTGCTTGGAGCTCTCCTGGGTGTCGTCTCACGAGCAGTGAGAAATGTGGGTTTGTTCACCAAACGTGGGTCTGTGCAGGGGCTGAGGGCTGCAAGGTGGAGGCTCAGCTGGTGATGAATGGTTTCATGTGAATGCCCGTGGGGTTATTTCCACCTCCCTGCCTCAAATAATTGCTCTGCCAGCTTGGGTTGAGGTCCCTGGGGGAACAGGCAGGTCTGAGCTGAGACCTGAAACTGCTCCTTGCTCCAGATggcttctttttcccccaaaagacAGATGCTTCCCCACCCTCCTGTAATGGTGCCTGTCAAGTTTTTCATGGACAGCACAAAATGTACACAAATATGAAGCCTCGGGGGTGACAGGGTGGTGATGAGCCTGTGCTGTGTCTGGGTGTCAGCCTCAGGCTGTGGAAGAGAGAGGGGGGTAAGGCAGGCTGAGAGCTGCTCTGTAAAAAGATCTGCAGCTTCCCAGGAAAATCAGTTTACAGACTGAAGACACTTTAGACGCTGCAGCCCTGTGCAGAAAGGTACAGCGGGGGGGAAGTACTGTAGAAGTTAATGGAAATGTCTGTGTGCAGAGCGAGGGCTGATTTGGTGCTGTGGGGGGAGCcgggctcccccccaccccccagttcATCGCCTGTGTTTGTGGTTTGCAGTCAGGCCCAGCTCCATGAAATTGTTGAGGCTTTCGCTCGCCGAGTTCCTGTTCAGGCTTTCCTTAGTTCCCCTTAGGGCTGAGGGTGCCCATGGATGCGCCCAGAGCGCATGGGGGGCTTGTGGCCTCGGTGAGGAGCCGAGCGAGGGCTGGGGCTGCGAGAAAAacctgtgtccccccaaaccccccagtGCCTGCCGTGGGCTGAGAGCAACGGGAGAGACGAAAAATTTATGGAGCTGGGGACGGAGGTGGCTGGGGTCTGGCTGATGGACACCCTGGGGCCTGGGGGTctgggcacccctgggtgccccgGGGATTTCTGGCTGGGTCCCATGAGCTGGGGGACGGGAGTGGGCTCTGAGCACGGGCGCTGTGATTTCCCACCCAGGAAGCTGGAGCATCGTCCCATCAGCACCTGCTTCTCCTCCAGAAACAGCATTTTCCCTGAgaccctgccctgctcctcagAAATGCGTTTAGATTACTCCTCAAGGCCGCTCTCCCAGGGCGCTGCCGGGGGCTGGCCGTGCCAGCGGGGCGGCTGCGGGACTGACCCAGGAGAAGGGATGGAGTCGCTGAAGAAACCGGCCCATGCTCGCCCTAATTTTACCACTTTCTGGTGCTGGGGCCGTGCAGCGGGAGGTTTGCCTGGTAACTGGTGATGCCCGGACAGATTGCTTTTAATTTCACGCTTGGAGTTTCACTTTTGGCTCAACCCTGGCCGTGGTGGTGCTGGGTCCTGACGCTGGAGCTGGCTCGGTGCTGGGCGCGACGTGCCTGGCAAGGCCTAGCCCCCCAGCGCAGCGCTGGGATCGGGGTTGTGTTACCCTTGGGGTGCCCCCACGTTCTTGTATAAAATCCCCTAAAATCAGCATTATGGGGGTGGATGGCTGCTCTCGCCTACGTAGCgctgggtgggctgggggggggctggggacccaCGCTGCCCCACTCCCACTGGTGCTTTGGGGGTCACACACCTTGAGGGGTGGCTGTTCCTCTCAGGTTTGGGGGTTCAGCCCCCCGAAGCTGTTGCAGGCAGGGCGAGAGGGGTGCTGCAAGAGGGAGGGGGCTTGAAAACACTTGGTGGTCCTTGAATCATTACCGCCTCAGTCGGAGAGGTGCTGGCCAAGCACCGCCCACCCAGGGGGGCTCCAAAATGACCCTCGAGGTGGGGGTTTGGGCCAAAGTGCAGCTTTTCCCTGACGGTGGAGGTGAGGGAGGAGGGGTGTACCCTGACGACAGGCCCCCGCAGAGGGTCCTGCTCAGCCTTTAGCGTGGGGACCcctccccacagcatcccaccccgtggcctcccacctcccccatcccacctccaCATCCTGGACCCCCAtatcccacctcctgcccccccaaGGGGTACCAGAGCCCCCAGGCCCATGGCACCGCGTGTCACCAGGCTGGGCGTCGTGACCTGCCCGTGGTGGGGGGGTGGCAAGTGATGCCCCCCAAAGTGGCCACAGCGCTCATGGCCGCATCCAGCGTTATTTCTGGACCAGAGACCTGCCGAGCAGATGTCTGCCTGGCAACAGGTGATGCCAGTGCTGGCAGCCAATGGGGCTTTTTTTTTGGGGGCCCCCCCGGTGtggtggggcagggtgggggcctGGGGGGTATTTCCAGCGTCAGCACTCGGGGTGCTCATTGCCGATTGGGGTGTCGACAGCGGAGCCATGGCTGAAGAGCAGCGGGATCTCCTCTCCGACCGCGCCAGCGGCGTGCTCAGTGTTGGGGACAGCCAGAGGTGCCACtgctggggacacgggggtgtGGGATCAAGGGGGCACAGGGAGGACAAAACGGGCACAACGGGGATGTGGGGCAGAGGGGGAAATGCATGGCTGTGGGGCGGAAGGGGATGCAGTTGGGCCAAGGGGGCACAGAGTGACTGTGGGGTGGAAGGTGGGGGTCACACTGTGGCTATGGGGTGCTGTGGAGCCACGGTGGCCATGGCGTGGCTATGGGGTggaaggggctggagcatggctgtggggcaggcaggggcacgGCGTGGCTATGGGGCGTGGGGGGGTCACTGTATCTCTGGGTTGGATGGGGACACACCATGGCTGTGGGGTGGCCGGGTTCACAGTGTGGCTATGGGGCAGGTGAGGGCATGGCCGTGGGGCAGAGGGGTTCAAGTCATGGCTGTGGGGTGGATGGGGAGCAGCATGGCTGCTGGGGGCACTGCGCGGCTGTGGGGCAGACAGGCCGATGACGTGGCTATGGGGCAGGTGAGGCAGAGGATGGCcatggggcaggcagggacacaGGGCAGACCCCGAGCCCAGCGGCTTTGTGGGGCCACCCGCCACTTCCCAGCCAGCCCCCATCTCCCAACCGCCTTGGGGGCCCCCCCACTCCAAACagggccccccccaaaccacTTCCAGCTAATCAGAAGCCCGGGAGCTCTGACATCATCAGTCACCAGGCAGACATCCCGGCAGCGAGGCCAACTCCGGACACTGCCTGCAGCAGCGGTGGCGGgcaggcagcacccatgggtgtcccccCCTCTCATCGGGCAGCGGAGGCAGATGGTGGctccctggggtgctgctgcACCCCACCAGTGCCCCGGTCACCCCGacagggcaggatctggcccggGGAGGCCTCGGCAACAGGGCAAGCAGCCACGTGGTGCTTGGCTTTGCCTTCCCTCGGCACCCGAGTGCGACGGCAGAACTGTGTCACCCAcctgcccagcctgcctgggtgcTGTCTCTGTGCTCGGGGTGCCCCACACCTTCGCTTTTTGCACAAAAAATTTTAACCCTACAAAAGGCGATGCCCAGAGTGATGCTGTGCCCCAAAATCCCCCGGCAgtgccctgcccgcagcccccgtGTGCCCACATGCTCCTCGGGTACCCCTCCCGTGCCTGCCCCCACAGCGGGTTTCGGTTCCCCCAGTGTGACCTTCATGCTGAGATTTCACTTCTGCACGCTGCGATGGGGGAATTTGCATTTGTCTGGCTGCAAACCCCCCAGGAGGGGGGTGTTTGGGGTGGCGCAGACGGGGTGACGTGGGCTGCAGGAGGGGTTTTTGTGGGCGGGTGATGGCAGGGTATGAGGATATCTCCCGCTGCCGGTGGCTGGGGCTGAGCTCCCTCTCCATGTCCTGCAGGTCTGCATTGGGCCGCAAAGCTGCCCTCTCTACATTCTCCATCCTGGTGGCCCTCCTGATCGCTGGCCAGGCTGTCACCGTCTACTTTGTCTACCAGCAGAGCGGGCAGATCAGCAAGCTGACCAAGACCACGCAGAACCTGCAGCTGGAGGCACTGCAGAGGAAACTGCCTGCCAGTCAGTAGCCCCACAGGCACCAGTGTGGTGGTGCGGGGGTGGCCAGGGAGAGGGGACGGGTCCCCCCACCCCGGACCACCCAACCCGGCGCCCCTCACGCTGCTCCTTCC
This window contains:
- the RPS14 gene encoding small ribosomal subunit protein uS11, with protein sequence MAPRKGKEKKEEQVISLGPQVAEGENVFGVCHIFASFNDTFVHVTDLSGKETICRVTGGMKVKADRDESSPYAAMLAAQDVAQRCKELGITALHIKLRATGGNRTKTPGPGAQSALRALARSGMKIGRIEDVTPIPSDSTRRKGGRRGRRL